The segment GCCAGGGCCCCTCCGGGCGCCGCCAGGGTGCGGCGAGCAGTGCCGCGACAAGGGCTGGCAGCGTCAACACGAGCAGGAACGGGTCGATGGGGCCGGCTTGGCCGCCGACGTTGTCGGGGTCACCGACGATGGGGATCGTGAGCAGGACGCCGGTAATGACAGCGAGCACCTGATACGCGTAGCCGGCACGTTCCGGCCGAACGAGCAACGCAACGAGCGCCGAGGCTCCGATCGCCACGAGCGCGACGGCTCCCACCGCGTGGACGGCTTCACCGGGATGCGCCGCCCCGTAGCGAGCTTCCACCGATGGAGCAGGATCGTCAGGTGCACCCTCAGTTCCCGACGCCACGACTCCCAGCACGTTGAGCGCGACGATCGAGAAGAACGCGAACAGCAGCACACCGATCGCGCCGACGACGCGGATCGCGAATCGCCGCCCTCGCGTGAGAGGTGCAGCAGTGTGCTTCATCGTTGAGATCCTTGCGGTGATCTTTGATTCAGTGTTGGCCCGCACGACGGGAGCGGCGCGGGCGATGGGCTGGGGTCGAGGATCAGGCCGCAGCGTTATGGACGACGTCGGACATGATGGTCACCGCATGTTCGAACCCGTCGACGGGGATGCGTTCGTCGTGTCCGTGGATCGTTGCGAGCAGCTCGGGCGGGAGCACGAGTGGTGTCCAGCCGTACGCGGCCGCTCCTCGTGCCCGGAAGAACCGCAGGTCGGTGATTCCCGGGCTCAGCGACACCGTGGGGAGGGCGGCCTCGGCGACCTGGGTCGATGCTGCGTGCAGGATGTCGAACAGCGGTCCTTTGCCGCTGACTGGGCCGTGTCCCTTGTGGGTGACGTTGGTGACGTGGCTGCCGCGCGCGCCGGCCTGCTGCTGCAGTGACGCAACGAACGCTGAGATGTCGGCGTCGGGGAGCAGTCGCGCGTCGAAGGAGGCCGTCGCTTCGCTGGGCACGACGTTGGACTTGTAGCCCGCGGCGACGGTCGTCGGCGTGATGGAATCCGATAGCAGGAGCCCGAGCGCGCCGGCCTCGCGGAGGCGCGCGGCCACAGCGCGGACCAGGACAGGACCTGTTGGGGAGGCGAGGCCCCGGAAGATCGCGGCCGTCGGGCCGGACGCGGCCGTCGCGAGCGTCGCGAACTGTTCGCGGATCACCGGGTGCAGGCGGGGTGTGCCGAAGCCGGCGGTCTGGTCGAGGGTGGCTGCGAGGTTGCGGATCGCCTGCTGGGTCGCGGGCAGTGCGCCGTGACCGGAGTCCCCGGTCGCGACGACGTCGAACCACAGCGCGGTCTTTTCTCCGAGCGCGACGGGCAGCACGGG is part of the Euzebyales bacterium genome and harbors:
- a CDS encoding M20/M25/M40 family metallo-hydrolase, with translation MEPVELLRQLLQTRSVNPSGDHTTVADLVGAYLADAGLRTKVLTSPAGHANLVARVEGPTDRPALVLLSHSDVVPVEEQRWTRDPFGAELVDGFVWGRGALDMKSITVMHAVAAAQLAASGVTPDREVIVALVGDEEAGGDEGARWLLEDHPELVGFGDRRPAPEVIGEGAYGIDAGLDRPVLPVALGEKTALWFDVVATGDSGHGALPATQQAIRNLAATLDQTAGFGTPRLHPVIREQFATLATAASGPTAAIFRGLASPTGPVLVRAVAARLREAGALGLLLSDSITPTTVAAGYKSNVVPSEATASFDARLLPDADISAFVASLQQQAGARGSHVTNVTHKGHGPVSGKGPLFDILHAASTQVAEAALPTVSLSPGITDLRFFRARGAAAYGWTPLVLPPELLATIHGHDERIPVDGFEHAVTIMSDVVHNAAA